A single region of the Arthrobacter sp. PAMC25564 genome encodes:
- a CDS encoding substrate-binding domain-containing protein: MALCSVALLGACAGPSHPDAVRGALIIVGSGTQEGAINAWRNAWVAANKSVSVSFSPDGQDVGLQALLAGNTYVATSDAPLSAADAAASTTVCGPDGAFTLPTSITPVAAAFNLGGIHGLKLDAPTLSAIFTGTIKSWNDPQIVALNPTANLPAKAIVPVTSKAPSALALTGSRYLSDNSAAVWPSKPSANWPATVTGTKVAKDSDIAKEVDDNFGTIAFLNVGDIGNRFNTVALEFNGKFFTPTTDPINMAIAGSAVASSSHGVSVDIAPNGGTGYQLASVSYQVFCSSYKVDAIATMVKSWAEFIVSEPGQTTAKIYAGTYPPSGTALEAAQSLAATIASPH; encoded by the coding sequence GTGGCACTGTGCTCCGTTGCGCTGCTGGGCGCATGCGCCGGTCCGTCGCACCCGGACGCGGTCCGGGGCGCCCTGATCATTGTTGGAAGCGGCACCCAGGAGGGAGCCATTAATGCCTGGCGCAATGCATGGGTTGCCGCCAACAAGAGTGTTTCAGTGAGCTTCTCCCCGGACGGACAGGACGTAGGTCTGCAGGCACTGCTAGCCGGAAACACATACGTGGCGACCAGCGATGCCCCTCTCAGCGCAGCGGACGCCGCTGCATCAACAACGGTGTGTGGACCGGATGGCGCCTTCACGCTGCCAACCTCAATCACTCCGGTGGCCGCAGCCTTCAACCTGGGCGGCATCCATGGACTGAAGCTCGATGCGCCGACGCTGTCCGCCATCTTCACCGGGACGATCAAGTCCTGGAACGACCCGCAAATCGTTGCACTGAATCCCACAGCAAATCTGCCGGCGAAGGCCATAGTTCCCGTAACTTCCAAGGCACCGTCCGCACTGGCCCTGACGGGCAGCCGCTATCTGTCGGACAACTCAGCGGCGGTCTGGCCGTCCAAGCCCTCCGCCAACTGGCCCGCCACTGTGACGGGGACAAAGGTTGCCAAAGACAGCGACATTGCCAAGGAAGTCGATGACAACTTCGGCACCATCGCCTTCCTGAACGTCGGCGACATCGGCAATCGCTTTAACACGGTTGCCCTCGAGTTCAACGGCAAGTTCTTCACCCCCACCACGGACCCCATCAACATGGCCATCGCGGGCAGCGCAGTGGCATCCTCGTCGCACGGTGTGAGCGTAGACATCGCGCCAAACGGGGGCACAGGCTACCAACTGGCGTCCGTCAGCTATCAGGTTTTCTGTTCAAGTTACAAAGTTGACGCCATTGCCACGATGGTGAAGTCCTGGGCCGAGTTCATTGTGAGCGAGCCCGGGCAGACCACGGCGAAAATCTACGCTGGCACGTATCCCCCCAGCGGTACCGCGCTCGAGGCTGCCCAATCGCTGGCCGCCACCATTGCCTCCCCGCACTAG